One Polypterus senegalus isolate Bchr_013 chromosome 10, ASM1683550v1, whole genome shotgun sequence DNA segment encodes these proteins:
- the LOC120536320 gene encoding uncharacterized protein LOC120536320, with product MNSGARWLCWVMLVQTFSRQPGLTEGLPLLTKRSKRGTTNCIQEDKRNMKVVNMVQFKLKELQFQFSSIGYSSAIKQRLQFQPNLDDLNRIWSNDSILSDNEISSMFETLWRYRAHTIWLCNNTSEEWLTVFNKTETRLLIKDVPNLLHDLEARFTVMNQTLEQQLNENIFVSQGVHVAVFNVIFTSWESSLTDLINLTEQIKLFFQSQQCNKGGT from the exons ATGAATTCAG GTGCCAGATGGTTATGTTGGGTGATGCTTGTCCAGACTTTTTCCAGACAACCTGGTCTGACAGAAGGGCTGCCTTTGCTGACAAAGAGGAGTAAGCGGGGGACGACCAACTGCATCCAGGAAGACAAAAGAAATATGAAAGTTGTCAACATGGTCCAATTCAAACTAAAGGAGCTCCAATTTCAGTTT AGCAGCATTGGTTATTCCTCTGCAATAAAACAAAGGTTGCAATTCCAGCCAAATTTGGATGACCTCAATAGGATTTGGAGTAATGACTCG ATTTTAAGCGACAATGAAATCAGCTCCATGTTTGAGACTCTTTGGCGTTACCGAGCCCACACAATATGGCTGTGTAATAATACATCGGAGGAGTGGCTGACCGTGTTCAATAAAACAGAGACACGGCTTCTGATTAAAGATGTTCCCAACCTGCTGCATGATCTGGAGGCACGATTCACAGTCATG aatCAAACATTGGAACAacagttaaatgaaaatatatttgtttctCAAGGAGTGCACGTTGCAGTCTTCAATGTCATTTTCACCTCCTGGGAGAGCTCTCTGACGGACTTGATCAACCTGACCGAGCAGATAAAGTTGTTCTTCCAAAGCCAACAGTGCAATAAAGGCGGTACATAG